A region of Argentina anserina chromosome 5, drPotAnse1.1, whole genome shotgun sequence DNA encodes the following proteins:
- the LOC126795884 gene encoding ABSCISIC ACID-INSENSITIVE 5-like protein 3 encodes MDDRTLVSGNGDDEPQFPPLAGQGSNYNLTLDCNEVEINMANISKPLNTSMAHLDEFLKNVISVDQEGQLVQHPSSSSLPTSLFLGNFNLNGSLMGSKKTTIDDVWKEIAHHDHQSLNFNSAAANESMHHQRMTTIGEPPETSQTTPPEHLLTILNSHPMMPIDPEVVVSQQADWFQFQVAAAAQQMTMLDSNFKVGMSIPMPAISAASSSESQATHAGRKRNYSDEMKEKSIERRQKRMIKNRESAARSRARKQAYTNQLENEVFQLRKMNTWLKKQKEVEILLSSSPIHSMPVYQLRRTSSASF; translated from the exons ATGGATGATAGAACTTTGGTGTCTGGAAATGGAGATGACGAACCACAATTTCCTCCATTGGCTGGACAAGGTTCTAATTACAATCTGACTTTGGATTGTAATGAGGTTGAAATCAATATGGCCAATATAAGTAAGCCTTTAAATACTAGTATGGCACATCTGGATGAGTTTCTTAAAAATGTGATATCAGTTGATCAAGAAGGGCAGCTGGTGCAAcacccttcttcttcctcactaCCCACTTCACTTTTTCTTGGGAATTTTAATTTGAATGGATCATTGATGGGTAGTAAGAAGACAACCATAGATGATGTATGGAAGGAAATTGCTCATCATGATCATCAgtctctcaatttcaattctgCTGCAGCCAATGAATCTATGCATCATCAAAGAATGACTACTATTGGGGAACCACCAGAAACAAGTCAAACAACACCACCTGAACATCTCCTAACCATCCTAAATTCTCATCCAATGATGCCCATTGATCCAGAAGTTGTAGTATCCCAGCAAGCAGATTGGTTTCAGTTCCAAGTTGCTGCCGCTGCTCAGCAAATGACCATGTTGGACTCAAATTTTAAAGTGGGTATGTCAATTCCAATGCCAGCAATATCAGCAGCATCCTCTTCAGAGTCTCAGGCAACTCATGCCGGGAGGAAGCGCAACTACTCAGATGAAATGAAAGAGAAGAGCATTGAGAGGAGGCAAAAGAGGATGATCAAGAATAGAGAGTCAGCAGCAAGGTCAAGGGCTAGGAAACAG GCTTATACCAATCAGTTGGAGAATGAAGTATTTCAATTGAGAAAAATGAATACCTGGCTCAAAAAGCAAAAG GAGGTGGAGATACTCTTATCTTCAAGTCCTATTCATTCCATGCCTGTATACCAACTTAGGCGCACCAGTTCAGCTTCCTTTTAG